A region of Gadus morhua chromosome 18, gadMor3.0, whole genome shotgun sequence DNA encodes the following proteins:
- the fkbp10b gene encoding peptidyl-prolyl cis-trans isomerase FKBP9, with amino-acid sequence MFAVCVLILVLNALFCVECNPSPVGDVVVERYSTPAACPREVKNGDHVRYHYNVTLLDGKTFDSSHQKGVPKVGLIGEGRLIAGIEKGIVGMCINERRKVTVPSHLAYGAAGAGDVVPPDATLVFDLHLLDLWNNADMVVTKTISTPKDCRRSIMRTDFARYHFNGTLLDGTLFDSSYAREQTHDSLVGEGWLIKGLDEGLLGMCVGEIRTVVIPPFKGYGEKGLGQEVPSQATLIYSILLVDIHNAKDNITVENQVVPESCTRKSVVGDYMRYHYNGTFLNGVTFDTSYQRNTTYNTYIGMGYVITGMDQGLLDVCVGETRRVIIPPHLAYGEQGAGKDIPGSAVLVFDVDIIDFHNPKDNITVEIISKPEICNETSDANDLIHYHYNCSLMDGTLLFASGNYENHQEALLGADKVIDGLDQGLRGMCVGEKRVVTVPPHLGHGEKGATGVPGSAVLVFELELIDLAKGVPPGYLFVWLGESPQELFDSLDMNKNKEVPEEEFGEFIKLQVAEGKGRMKPGMDPEEIIADMFKNQDRNHDGLITPDELKLKVEEDQEREAAQHTEL; translated from the exons ATGTTCGCCGTGTGCGTTTTGATTTTGGTGCTCAATGCGCTGTTTTGCGTGGAGTGCAACCCAAGTCCCGTCGGAGATGTAGTCGTGGAGAGGTATTCAACGCCGGCTGCGTGTCCCAGAGAGGTGAAGAATGGAGATCATGTTCGGTATCACTACAACGTGACTCTGCTCGACGGGAAAACATTCGACTCAAG CCATCAAAAAGGAGTACCCAAGGTTGGACTGATCGGGGAAGGCCGTCTGATCGCAGGCATCGAGAAGGGGATCGTGGGCATGTGCATCAACGAGCGCAGGAAAGTCACCGTCCCTTCACACCTGGCCTATGGCGCTGCCGGTGCAG GTGATGTGGTACCTCCAGATGCCACCCTGGTGTTTGACCTTCATCTGTTGGACCTGTGGAACAACGCTGACATGGTGGTCACCAAAACCATCTCCACCCCCAAAGACTGCCGCCGCTCCATCATGCGCACCGACTTTGCTCGCTACCACTTCAACGGCACGCTGCTCGACGGAACGCTCTTTGACTCCAG CTACGCCCGCGAACAGACCCACGACTCCCTGGTGGGCGAGGGCTGGCTGATCAAGGGCCTGGACGAGGGTCTTCTGGgcatgtgtgtgggagagatcCGCACTGTGGTTATCCCTCCCTTCAAAGGCTACGGAGAGAAGGGACTGG GCCAGGAGGTGCCGTCCCAGGCCACCCTGATCTACAGCATCCTGCTGGTGGACATCCACAACGCCAAGGACAACATCACGGTGGAGAACCAGGTGGTTCCTGAGTCCTGCACGCGCAAGTCAGTGGTCGGAGACTACATGCGCTACCACTACAACGGAACCTTCCTGAACGGGGTCACCTTCGACACCAG CTACCAGAGGAACACCACCTACAACACCTATATCGGCATGGGCTACGTCATCACCGGCATGGACCAGGGGCTCCTcgacgtgtgtgtgggcgagacCAGGAGGGTCATCATCCCGCCACACCTCGCCTACGGTGAACAAGGAGCCG GCAAGGACATCCCCGGCTCTGCCGTGCTGGTCTTTGACGTGGACATCATCGACTTCCACAACCCCAAGGACAACATCACCGTGGAGATCATCTCCAAGCCAGAGATTTGCAACGAGACCAGCGACGCCAACGACCTCATCCACTACCACTACAACTGCTCCCTCATGGACGGCACCCTGCTGTTCGCCTC AGGGAACTACGAGAACCACCAGGAGGCGCTGCTGGGAGCCGACAAGGTGATCGACGGCCTGGACCAGGGCCTGAGGGGCATGTGTGTTGGGGAGAAGAGGGTGGTCACCGTACCCCCCCACCTGGGACACGGAGAGAAAGGAG ccaccGGAGTGCCGGGCAGCGCGGTGTTGGTGTTTGAGCTGGAGCTGATAGACCTGGCGAAGGGCGTCCCCCCCGGCTACCTGTTCGTCTGGCTGGGAGAAAGCCCCCAGGAGCTGTTTGACTCCCTGGACATGAACAAGAACAAGGAGGTgcctgaggaggag TTCGGAGAGTTCATCAAGCTGCAGGTGGCAGAGGGCAAAGGTCGCATGAAGCCCGGCATGGACCCAGAGGAGATCATCGCCGACATGTTCAAGAACCAGGACAGGAACCACGACGGACTGATCACCCCCGATGAGCTGAagctgaaggtggaggaggaccaggagcgAGAGGCCGCCCAACACACCGAGCTGTGA